Proteins encoded together in one Epinephelus moara isolate mb chromosome 2, YSFRI_EMoa_1.0, whole genome shotgun sequence window:
- the tmem97 gene encoding sigma intracellular receptor 2, producing MSLRVLEIIFFFYFASHIPITVFIDLQALLPGYVYPQPLRDLLRWYAEEFKDPMVLYPPEWFSSFIFCEAVFQTPFFPVAAYAFLKGGCKWIRTPAIVYSTHVATTLIPIVAHILLYKFPMKPHPGPQTLQERWLLVSIYLPYLLVPVLLLLTMVLSSTYNSTTKSGHKQAKSKKN from the exons ATGTCTCTCCGTGTATTAGAAATAATCTTTTTCTTCTATTTTGCCTCTCACATTCCTATCACTGTATTTATTGACTTACAAGCCCTGCTTCCTGGATATGTGTATCCTCAGCCG CTGAGAGACCTTCTGAGGTGGTATGCAGAGGAGTTCAAAGACCCGATGGTGCTGTATCCGCCGGAATGGTTCAGCTCTTTCATTTTCTGCGAGGCTGTGTTTCAGACGCCTTTCTTTCCCGTTGCAGCTTATGCTTTCCTGAAAG GTGGCTGTAAGTGGATCAGGACTCCTGCCATTGTGTATTCCACACATGTGGCCACCACACTGATCCCAATTGTAGCTCACATCCTCCTCTATAAGTTTCCTATGAAACCCCATCCTGGTCCCCAGACTCTGCAGGAGCGCTGGCTGCTAGTCTCCATATACTTGCCATACCTGCTGGTGcctgtgctgctgctcctcacCATGGTGCTGTCCTCAACATACAACTCCACCACCAAGTCTGGACACAAGCAGGCCAAATCTAAGAAGaattga